From a single Scylla paramamosain isolate STU-SP2022 chromosome 28, ASM3559412v1, whole genome shotgun sequence genomic region:
- the LOC135115046 gene encoding protein qua-1-like, translated as MMLHLTRHLILAALVGVCLSQRSYLPPTNGFNGNGNGNGNGNGNGNGINGNGNGNGINGNGNGNGINGNGNGNGSGNGNGNSNGNGNGNGINGNGNGNGNGNGNGYGYRYNGNGNGNGNGLNGNGNGNGFNGNGNGIGNGNGNGNGNGNGLNGNGNGNGFNGNGNGNGNGFNGNGNGDGNGNGVNGNGNGNGINGNGNGNGFSGNGNGNGNGNGNGNGFTGNGNGNGNGNGINGNGNGNGFNGNGNGNGNGNGNGNGNGNGFNGNGNGNGNGNGNGNGHANGNGFNGDPIAALSAAIGGGGVAGVDYPILAQVPDTGFTCAGLIPGYYADTAPEAGCQVFHICQAGGRQSSFLCPNGTVFNQQYFVCDWWYNFDCSTAPDFYDLNANIGVTNGNGHVNGNGNGNGNGNGNGNGNGNGNGNGNGNGNGNGNGNGGGNGNGNGNGNGNGNGNGNGNGNGNGNGNGNGNGNGNGNGNGNGNGNGNGNGNGNGNGNGNGNGNGNGNGNGNGNGNGNGNGNGNGNGNGNGNGNGNGNGNGNGNGNGNGYSYNRNGNGGNGFGNSNGYRYGNGNSNGNGNGNGNGNGNGNGNGNGNGNGNSNGNGNGDGNGNGNGNGNGYSYRRNGNGGNGFNGNGIGR; from the exons ATGATGCTACACCTGACGAGGCATCTTATTCTGGCAG CTCTGGTGGGAGTGTGCTTGTCCCAACGGAGCTACCTGCCGCCCACGAATGGTTTCAACGGGAATGGGAATGGAAACGGCAATGGGAATGGAAATGGCAATGGTATAAACGGGAATGGAAATGGCAACGGTATAAACGGGAATGGAAATGGCAACGGTATAAACGGGAATGGAAATGGCAACGGTAGTGGGAATGGGAATGGAAACAGCAATGGGAATGGAAATGGAAACGGCATAAACGGGAATGGAAATGGAAATGGCAATGGAAACGGTAACGGCTATGGTTATCGTTATAATGGGAATGGCAATGGAAATGGTAATGGCCTTAATGGTAATGGAAATGGCAATGGGTTCAATGGTAATGGAAACGGCATCGGAAATGGGAATGGAAATGGGAACGGAAATGGCAACGGCTTGAATGGGAATGGAAATGGTAATGGTTTCAATGGCAATGGTAACGGAAATGGCAACGGTTTTAATGGCAATGGCAATGGTGACGGAAATGGCAACGGTGTCAATGGAAATGGCAATGGCAATGGTATAAATGGCAATGGTAATGGCAACGGTTTCAGTGGTAATGGAAATGGCAATGGCAATGGTAATGGAAATGGCAACGGTTTCACTGGCAACGGAAATGGCAATGGCAATGGCAATGGTATTAATGGCAATGGAAATGGCAATGGTTTCAATGGTAATGGCAACGGCAATGGCAATGGAAATGGAAATGGTAACGGAAATGGTAACGGTTTCAATGGTAATGGAAATGGCAATGGCAACGGCAACGGGAACGGCAATGGACACGCAAATGGCAATGGTTTCAACGGCGACCCAATTGCGGCCCTAAGCGCGGCgatcggcggcggcggcgtggctGGCGTGGACTACCCGATCCTGGCCCAGGTTCCCGACACTGGCTTCACCTGCGCTGGCCTCATCCCTGGCTACTACGCCGACACTGCTCCCGAGGCCGGTtgtcag gtGTTCCACATCTGCCAGGCGGGCGGGCGGCAGAGCTCCTTCCTGTGTCCCAACGGCACCGTGTTCAACCAGCAGTACTTCGTGTGCGACTGGTGGTACAACTTCGACTGCTCCACGGCGCCGGACTTCTACGACCTCAACGCCAACATCGGGGTCACCAACGGAAATGGGCATGTTAACGGGAATGGTAACGGTAATGGAAATGGCAACGGGAATGGTAATGGTAACGGAAATGGTAATGGCAATGGCAACGGTAATGGAAATGGTAACGGCAACGGTAATGGAGGCGGTAATGGAAACGGTAACGGGAATGGCAACGGTAATGGAAACGGTAATGGGAATGGTAATGGCAATGGCAACGGTAATGGAAACGGCAATGGCAATGGTAATGGAAACGGGAATGGTAATGGCAACGGTAATGGCAATGGTAATGGAAACGGGAATGGTAATGGCAACGGTAATGGCAACGGTAATGGAAACGGTAACGGCAACGGTAATGGCAATGGTAATGGAAACGGGAATGGTAATGGCAACGGTAACGGCAACGGTAATGGAAACGGTAACGGCAACGGTAATGGCAATGGTAATGGTAACGGCAACGGTAATGGCAATGGATACTCATATAACAGAAACGGGAATGGGGGAAACGGATTCGGTAATAGCAACGGATATAGATATGGCAATGGCAACAGTAATGGTAATGGCAATGGTAACGGTAATGGCAACGGAAACGGAAATGGTAACGGTAACGGGAATGGCAATGGTAACAGTAACGGAAATGGGAATGgagatggtaatggtaatggtaatggcaATGGGAATGGATACAGTTATCGCAGAAATGGCAACGGGGGAAACGGATTTAATGGCAACGGTATTGGacgatga